A single region of the Massilia sp. erpn genome encodes:
- the lptE gene encoding LPS assembly lipoprotein LptE, which yields MTTPTFIRLARNAALAALLAASVAACGFHLRGSSGNYTLPFPSLYVGLPESSPLAIDLKRNIRANGHTEVVNDPKRADGIIEVLNDPEKTRSKSILSLNRNGRVREYLLSYTIVFRVRDPAGNELLAPTQIQLTRPITFSDTQLLAKEQEEALLYKDMQTDLVQQMMRRMAAIKPVVQMSVAPATPVAPPKE from the coding sequence ATGACGACTCCAACATTCATCCGCCTGGCGCGCAACGCCGCGCTGGCGGCGCTGCTGGCGGCCAGCGTGGCCGCCTGCGGCTTCCATCTGCGCGGCTCGAGCGGCAACTACACCCTGCCTTTCCCTTCGCTGTACGTGGGCTTGCCGGAGTCGTCGCCGCTGGCGATTGACCTGAAGCGCAATATCCGCGCCAACGGCCATACCGAAGTCGTGAACGATCCGAAGCGTGCCGACGGCATCATCGAGGTGCTCAACGATCCGGAGAAGACGCGCAGCAAGTCCATCCTGTCGCTGAACCGCAATGGCCGCGTGCGCGAATACCTGCTCAGCTACACCATTGTCTTCCGCGTGCGCGACCCGGCCGGCAACGAGCTGCTGGCGCCGACCCAGATCCAGCTGACGCGCCCGATCACTTTCAGCGACACCCAGCTGCTGGCGAAGGAGCAGGAAGAAGCCTTGCTGTACAAGGATATGCAGACCGACCTGGTGCAGCAGATGATGCGCCGCATGGCGGCCATCAAACCGGTGGTGCAGATGTCGGTGGCGCCAGCCACGCCCGTCGCCCCGCCCAAGGAGTAA
- the holA gene encoding DNA polymerase III subunit delta — protein MQLRADALDAHVAKPLAALYVITSDEHLLALEAADKIRRAARAQGYSEREVLSVERSFKWGELLAANQAMSLFGDKKLIELRIPSGKPGKDGGAALQNYVKDISPDNLTLITLPKLDWQTQKAAWVAALQQGAVYIDIPNIERNQLPNWIAMRLAQQNQSVERQSLDFIADRVEGNLLAAHQEIQKLGLLHPPGKLTHEQVHDAVLNVARYDVFKLSEAMLAGDPARLVRMLEGLQGEGEALPLVLWAVSEEIRTLLKLKAGMAQGRPLGALLKEYRIWGPRERMMDGALRRLSLNTLESALQQAAQVDKMVKGLRAKAFAGDAWDAMLQLALTVARA, from the coding sequence ATGCAGTTGCGCGCCGATGCGCTGGACGCCCACGTCGCCAAACCCTTGGCGGCGCTGTACGTCATCACCAGCGATGAACACTTGCTGGCGCTGGAAGCGGCCGACAAGATCCGCCGCGCCGCGCGCGCGCAGGGCTATTCCGAGCGCGAGGTGCTCTCTGTCGAGCGCAGCTTCAAATGGGGCGAGCTGCTGGCGGCGAACCAGGCCATGTCCCTGTTCGGCGACAAGAAACTGATCGAGCTGCGCATCCCGTCCGGCAAGCCGGGCAAGGATGGCGGCGCGGCCCTGCAGAACTATGTCAAGGATATCAGCCCCGACAACCTGACCCTGATCACCCTGCCCAAGCTCGATTGGCAGACGCAGAAGGCAGCCTGGGTGGCGGCGCTGCAGCAGGGCGCGGTGTATATCGATATCCCGAATATCGAGCGCAACCAGCTGCCCAACTGGATCGCCATGCGCCTGGCGCAGCAGAATCAGAGCGTGGAGCGGCAAAGCCTGGACTTCATCGCCGACCGCGTGGAAGGCAATCTGCTGGCGGCGCACCAGGAAATCCAGAAACTGGGCCTGCTGCACCCGCCCGGCAAACTGACCCACGAGCAGGTGCACGATGCCGTGCTGAATGTGGCGCGCTACGATGTCTTCAAGCTCAGCGAAGCCATGCTGGCCGGCGATCCGGCGCGCCTGGTGCGCATGCTGGAAGGCTTGCAGGGCGAGGGTGAAGCCCTGCCGCTGGTGCTGTGGGCCGTGTCGGAGGAAATCCGCACGCTGTTGAAATTGAAGGCGGGCATGGCGCAGGGCCGTCCGCTGGGCGCTCTGCTCAAGGAATACCGCATCTGGGGTCCGCGCGAGCGCATGATGGACGGCGCGCTGCGCCGCCTGTCCCTGAACACACTGGAGTCGGCGCTGCAGCAGGCGGCTCAGGTGGACAAGATGGTCAAGGGCTTGCGCGCGAAAGCGTTCGCAGGCGATGCCTGGGACGCCATGCTGCAGCTGGCGCTCACCGTGGCCCGCGCTTAA
- a CDS encoding glutamate-5-semialdehyde dehydrogenase, translated as MNITEYMEQVGRQARAASRAMARADGATRNRALGLIADAIERDAAVLRAANQLDLDAARAAGMAPAMLDRLALSEQAIATMVAGLRQIVSLPDPIGEISNMKSRPSGIQVGQMRVPLGVIGIIYEARPNVTVDAAGLCIKSGNATILRGGSEAIHCNRALAALVKEGLAGAGLPADGVQVVDTTDRAAVGALITMPQYVDVIVPRGGKGLIARLMAEATVPMIKHLDGICHVYIDAKADLQKALDIAYNAKCHRYGTCNTMETLLVARAIAPTVLPELAKRYLGQQVELRADAEAHAILEGYPHLARATEEDWATEYLAPILAVRVVDGIDAAMEHINTWSSKHTEAIVTEDYSDALRFLREVDSASVMVNASTRFADGFEYGLGAEIGISNDKLHARGPVGLEGLTSLKYVVFGHGEVRK; from the coding sequence ATGAACATCACTGAATATATGGAACAGGTCGGACGCCAGGCGCGCGCCGCCTCGCGCGCCATGGCGCGCGCCGACGGCGCCACGCGCAACCGCGCCCTGGGCCTGATCGCCGACGCCATCGAGCGCGATGCCGCCGTGCTGCGCGCCGCCAACCAGCTCGACCTGGACGCCGCGCGCGCCGCCGGCATGGCGCCGGCCATGCTGGACCGCCTGGCCCTGTCCGAGCAGGCGATTGCCACCATGGTGGCCGGCCTGCGCCAGATCGTCTCCCTGCCCGACCCGATCGGCGAAATCTCGAATATGAAAAGCCGCCCGAGCGGCATCCAGGTCGGCCAGATGCGTGTGCCGCTGGGCGTGATCGGCATCATCTATGAAGCGCGTCCCAACGTCACGGTGGACGCGGCCGGCCTGTGCATCAAGAGCGGCAACGCCACCATCCTGCGCGGCGGTTCGGAAGCGATCCACTGCAACCGCGCCCTGGCCGCGCTGGTGAAGGAAGGCCTGGCCGGCGCCGGCCTGCCGGCCGACGGCGTGCAGGTGGTCGACACCACCGACCGCGCCGCCGTGGGCGCCCTGATCACCATGCCGCAGTATGTGGACGTGATCGTGCCGCGCGGCGGCAAGGGCCTGATCGCGCGCCTGATGGCCGAGGCCACGGTGCCGATGATCAAGCACCTGGACGGCATCTGCCACGTCTACATCGACGCCAAGGCCGACCTGCAAAAGGCGCTGGATATCGCCTACAACGCCAAATGCCACCGCTACGGCACCTGCAACACCATGGAAACGCTGCTGGTGGCGCGCGCCATCGCGCCCACCGTGCTGCCCGAGCTGGCCAAGCGCTATCTAGGCCAGCAGGTCGAGCTGCGCGCCGACGCCGAAGCCCACGCCATCCTGGAAGGCTACCCGCACCTGGCGCGCGCCACGGAAGAGGACTGGGCCACCGAATACCTGGCGCCGATCCTGGCCGTGCGTGTGGTGGACGGCATCGACGCCGCCATGGAGCACATCAACACCTGGTCGTCCAAGCACACCGAAGCGATCGTCACCGAAGACTACAGCGACGCCCTGCGCTTCCTGCGCGAAGTCGACTCCGCCTCGGTCATGGTGAACGCCTCGACCCGTTTCGCCGACGGCTTCGAATACGGCCTGGGCGCGGAAATCGGCATCTCCAACGACAAGCTGCACGCGCGCGGCCCGGTCGGCCTGGAAGGACTGACCTCGCTCAAATACGTGGTCTTCGGCCACGGCGAAGTCCGCAAGTAA
- a CDS encoding CopD family protein, which yields MLWIKALHIVFIASWFAGLFYLPRIFVNLALEGEGPARERLLLMARKLYRFTTMLALPALVFGAWLVWLQYGGGEQFKLPGWLHAKLTLVLLIVGYHHACGSLLKKFERGVNQRGHKWYRWFNEVPVLLLLAVTILVVVKPF from the coding sequence ATGCTCTGGATCAAAGCCCTGCACATCGTCTTCATCGCCTCCTGGTTCGCCGGCCTGTTCTACCTGCCGCGCATCTTCGTCAACCTGGCGCTGGAAGGCGAGGGCCCGGCGCGCGAACGCCTGCTGCTGATGGCGCGCAAGCTGTACCGCTTCACCACCATGCTGGCGCTGCCGGCCCTGGTGTTCGGCGCATGGCTGGTCTGGCTGCAATACGGCGGCGGCGAGCAGTTCAAGCTGCCCGGCTGGCTGCACGCCAAGCTCACGCTGGTGCTGCTGATTGTGGGCTACCACCACGCCTGCGGCTCGCTGCTGAAGAAATTCGAGCGCGGCGTGAATCAGCGCGGCCACAAATGGTATCGCTGGTTCAACGAAGTGCCGGTGCTGCTGCTGCTGGCCGTGACCATCCTGGTTGTCGTCAAACCATTTTAA
- a CDS encoding class I SAM-dependent RNA methyltransferase has translation MTSYFCPCPRGMEAALAEELGEIALDSATLKVHNQVPGGVHCSGDLYDAYRINLHSRIASRVLMRMGVCHYQNENDIYDLVLAQPWEEWFGVDHTIRVDVTAIKSPLKSIEFTTLKIKDAVCDRFRDMYGKRPSVNTREPDMRIAGFLDQRQFIIYLDTSGEALFKRGWRTETGDAPLRENLAAGLLRVSGWKPGVPLFDPMCGSGTILCEAAQMVQGVPPGARRRFAFEKFHDFDPAPWQAMKAAIKPHPLPAEPTIFGSDISGDMVAMTRHNLRSAGILFEVPLKQIEAQQVQAPTTEAGIMLTNPPYGERIGVRGDSTLAEDDLAKSFYADFSSTLKQRFAGWTAYLFTADLGLPKMLRLKESRKTPFFNGALECRLFRFDMVAGFNRREEAKPKTDAAAAPAPVPKAE, from the coding sequence ATGACCTCTTATTTCTGCCCCTGCCCACGCGGCATGGAAGCGGCGCTGGCCGAGGAACTGGGCGAAATCGCCCTGGACAGCGCCACGCTCAAAGTGCACAACCAGGTGCCGGGCGGCGTGCACTGCTCGGGCGACCTGTACGACGCCTACCGCATCAACCTGCATTCGCGCATCGCTTCGCGCGTGCTGATGCGCATGGGCGTCTGCCACTACCAGAACGAAAACGATATCTACGACCTGGTGCTGGCCCAGCCCTGGGAAGAATGGTTCGGCGTGGACCACACCATCCGCGTTGACGTCACGGCCATCAAGTCGCCGCTGAAAAGCATCGAGTTCACCACGCTGAAAATCAAGGATGCCGTCTGCGACCGCTTCCGCGATATGTACGGCAAGCGTCCCTCGGTCAATACGCGCGAGCCGGACATGCGCATCGCCGGCTTCCTCGACCAGCGCCAGTTCATCATCTACCTGGACACTTCGGGCGAAGCTCTGTTCAAGCGCGGCTGGCGCACCGAAACCGGCGACGCCCCGCTGCGCGAGAACCTGGCCGCCGGCCTGCTGCGCGTCTCGGGCTGGAAGCCGGGCGTGCCCCTGTTCGACCCGATGTGCGGCTCCGGCACCATCCTGTGCGAAGCGGCGCAGATGGTGCAGGGCGTGCCGCCCGGCGCGCGCCGCCGTTTCGCCTTCGAGAAGTTCCACGACTTCGACCCCGCCCCATGGCAGGCGATGAAGGCCGCCATCAAGCCGCATCCGTTGCCGGCCGAGCCGACCATCTTCGGTTCCGACATCTCGGGCGATATGGTGGCCATGACGCGCCACAATCTGCGCAGCGCCGGCATCCTGTTCGAGGTGCCGCTCAAGCAGATCGAGGCGCAGCAGGTGCAGGCGCCGACCACCGAAGCGGGCATCATGCTGACCAATCCGCCCTACGGCGAGCGGATCGGCGTGCGCGGCGACAGCACCCTGGCCGAGGACGATCTGGCGAAGTCCTTCTACGCCGATTTCAGCTCCACGCTCAAGCAGCGTTTCGCCGGCTGGACCGCCTATCTGTTCACCGCCGACCTGGGCCTGCCCAAGATGCTGCGCCTGAAGGAATCGCGCAAGACGCCATTCTTCAACGGCGCCCTCGAATGCCGCCTGTTCCGCTTCGATATGGTGGCCGGTTTCAACCGCCGCGAGGAAGCCAAGCCGAAGACCGACGCCGCCGCCGCGCCTGCGCCGGTGCCCAAGGCCGAGTAA
- a CDS encoding multidrug effflux MFS transporter, with translation MFPNPNPPSELPPDPVQSVPPPAPRPRPPLAPAALAAVLAGLSMLGPFSIDAYLPAFPAIQTSLKATPLQVQQSLSAYMAAFALMVLWHGALSDAFGRRNVILVALVAFALGTIGCAAAHSVEYLWFFRIVQGLSAGAGVVVGRAIIRDLYADAAAARLLSLVTMIFSIAPAVAPILGGLIVTAFDWRAIFLALLLYTVLLFIVCYRRLPETLPPAQRQPFNPRFLLRSYASVLGSPPFLLKSGVVAFNFAGLFICITSAPEALPSQLGLGPQQFGWLFIPAVSGIFLGALAANRIVGRISFARQIGLGFCFLIAAASVNVAYHLWLPPALPWSMLPLFVYTFGMSVVAPAATLLALDLFPNIRGTAASCQSFASTLLGAVVAGVVAPLVSHSLLLIAAGQLLFAVTSLALWLTARLYQRMLSAHPVQHS, from the coding sequence ATGTTCCCCAACCCGAATCCCCCGTCCGAACTGCCGCCCGACCCGGTGCAGTCGGTGCCGCCGCCCGCGCCGCGTCCGCGCCCCCCGCTGGCGCCGGCCGCCCTGGCCGCCGTGCTGGCCGGCCTGTCGATGCTGGGGCCATTCAGCATCGACGCCTATCTGCCGGCCTTCCCGGCCATCCAGACCAGCTTGAAGGCGACCCCCTTGCAGGTGCAGCAAAGCCTGAGCGCCTATATGGCCGCGTTCGCGCTGATGGTGTTGTGGCATGGCGCGCTGTCGGACGCCTTCGGCCGCCGCAATGTGATCCTGGTGGCCCTGGTGGCTTTTGCCCTCGGCACCATCGGCTGCGCCGCCGCCCACAGTGTCGAATACCTGTGGTTCTTCCGCATCGTGCAAGGCTTGTCGGCCGGCGCCGGCGTGGTGGTGGGGCGCGCCATCATCCGCGATCTGTACGCCGACGCGGCGGCGGCCCGCCTGTTGTCCCTGGTGACCATGATCTTCTCGATCGCGCCCGCCGTGGCCCCGATTCTGGGCGGCCTGATCGTGACCGCCTTCGACTGGCGCGCCATCTTCCTCGCCCTGCTGCTGTATACGGTGCTGCTGTTTATCGTCTGTTACCGCCGCCTGCCGGAAACCCTGCCGCCGGCCCAGCGCCAGCCTTTCAATCCGCGCTTCCTGCTGCGCAGCTATGCCAGCGTGCTCGGTTCGCCGCCCTTCCTGCTGAAATCGGGCGTGGTGGCCTTTAATTTCGCCGGCCTGTTCATCTGCATCACTTCGGCGCCGGAAGCCCTGCCCAGCCAGTTGGGCCTGGGGCCGCAGCAGTTCGGCTGGCTGTTCATTCCAGCCGTTTCCGGCATCTTCCTGGGAGCGCTGGCCGCCAACCGCATCGTTGGCCGCATCAGCTTTGCGCGCCAGATCGGCCTGGGTTTTTGTTTCCTGATCGCGGCGGCCAGCGTGAATGTGGCCTACCACCTGTGGCTGCCGCCGGCCCTGCCGTGGAGCATGCTGCCGCTGTTCGTCTACACCTTCGGCATGTCGGTGGTGGCGCCGGCCGCCACCTTGCTGGCGCTCGACCTGTTCCCGAATATCCGCGGCACGGCCGCCTCCTGCCAATCGTTCGCCAGCACCCTGCTGGGCGCCGTGGTGGCCGGGGTGGTGGCGCCCCTGGTCTCGCATTCGCTGTTACTAATTGCCGCTGGGCAATTGTTATTTGCGGTTACGTCCTTGGCTTTGTGGTTGACGGCGCGCCTATACCAGCGCATGCTATCAGCCCATCCGGTACAACACTCTTAA
- a CDS encoding HDOD domain-containing protein, which yields MHQPDNDIRNRLLVARLPAMPQILLKLIEHLQADDAGMPELAALIAKDAGMTSKILSVANSSAYHRASRTVSLEQSLVSLGTDMIKTLVISESVFQTFNNFPHSGSTDLRCFWQGSLTTAVIARDIARQMAYPHVEEAYLAGLLHNVGRLALLATAPREYAFNFTARDDEELCAVEQRTLEITHTEAGAWLVERWNLDSFLADSVLYHHEPVARLEAAHPLIRIVRLAHLLCANINEPAAIGDAGRLCGVPDEELAAICKAAARQVQRSADYLGIDLSGADAIVSPPAYAPPPPDPVQQRLSEEVRNMVLVSEMGQTFARQQGETSMLEAITRSARILFDFDAALVLLENPTGHALVGVAAGEHQQRLTELSIPLNKGGLVVQAAQERRQVLAARNAPELGIAEEQLFRLLGSESMICLPLVAGQRCLGVLVGGAAAWQLPSYQKRERFLQAFGNQAAAALETALSERGHARRQIAHVAEEYREASRRVVHEVNNPLSIIKNYLSVLDSKLARREPVVSEMSILNEEIDRVGHLINGLADLQPSDASSVTHLARVAEDVLRLFRATDFVPPSVQILLRMQDEPNEIEGEADLLKQILVNLIKNAVEAQPQGGKIEISNRGYVNRERRLYVELVVADSGPGLAPEVLANLFSPVRSTKEGKHHGLGLSIVHSLVKKLDGMITCRSGKTGTSFEILLPARGSASQTASVQARVMDSV from the coding sequence ATGCACCAACCCGATAACGACATTCGCAATCGCTTGCTGGTCGCGCGGCTGCCTGCCATGCCGCAGATCCTGCTCAAGCTGATTGAGCACCTGCAAGCCGACGATGCCGGCATGCCGGAGCTGGCTGCGCTGATCGCCAAGGATGCCGGCATGACCAGCAAGATCCTGTCGGTCGCCAACAGTTCGGCCTACCACCGCGCCAGCCGCACGGTGAGCCTGGAGCAGTCCCTGGTGTCGCTCGGTACCGACATGATCAAGACCCTGGTTATCAGCGAGTCGGTGTTCCAGACCTTTAATAATTTCCCGCATTCGGGCAGCACCGACCTGCGCTGCTTCTGGCAAGGTTCGCTGACCACGGCCGTGATCGCGCGCGACATCGCCAGGCAGATGGCCTATCCCCATGTGGAGGAAGCCTATCTGGCCGGCCTGCTGCACAATGTCGGCCGCCTCGCCTTATTGGCCACCGCGCCCCGGGAATACGCCTTCAACTTCACCGCGCGCGACGACGAGGAGCTGTGCGCCGTCGAACAGCGCACCCTGGAAATCACCCACACCGAGGCGGGCGCCTGGCTGGTCGAACGCTGGAACCTCGATTCCTTCCTGGCCGACAGCGTGCTGTATCACCACGAACCGGTGGCGCGCCTGGAAGCGGCCCACCCCTTGATCCGCATCGTGCGCCTGGCCCATCTCCTGTGCGCCAACATCAACGAGCCGGCCGCCATCGGCGACGCCGGCCGCCTGTGCGGCGTGCCGGACGAGGAACTGGCCGCCATCTGCAAGGCCGCCGCGCGCCAGGTGCAGCGCTCGGCCGATTACCTGGGCATCGACCTGAGCGGCGCCGACGCCATCGTCAGTCCGCCGGCCTATGCGCCGCCGCCGCCCGATCCGGTGCAGCAGCGCCTGTCCGAAGAGGTGCGCAATATGGTGCTGGTGTCCGAGATGGGCCAGACCTTCGCCCGCCAGCAGGGCGAAACCAGCATGCTGGAAGCGATCACGCGCTCGGCCCGCATCCTCTTCGATTTCGACGCCGCCCTGGTGCTGCTGGAAAATCCCACCGGCCATGCCCTGGTCGGCGTGGCCGCCGGCGAGCACCAGCAGCGCCTGACCGAGCTGTCCATCCCGCTCAACAAGGGCGGCCTGGTGGTGCAGGCGGCCCAGGAGCGGCGCCAGGTGCTGGCCGCGCGCAATGCGCCGGAACTGGGCATCGCTGAAGAACAGCTGTTCCGCCTGCTTGGCTCGGAAAGCATGATCTGCCTGCCGCTGGTGGCCGGCCAGCGCTGCCTGGGCGTGCTGGTGGGCGGCGCCGCCGCCTGGCAGCTGCCCAGCTACCAGAAGCGCGAACGCTTCCTGCAAGCCTTCGGCAACCAGGCCGCCGCCGCGCTGGAAACGGCGCTCTCGGAACGCGGCCATGCGCGGCGCCAGATCGCCCATGTGGCCGAGGAATACCGCGAAGCCTCGCGCCGCGTGGTGCATGAGGTGAACAACCCGCTGTCCATCATCAAGAACTATCTGTCGGTGCTGGACAGCAAACTGGCGCGGCGCGAACCCGTGGTCAGCGAAATGTCCATCCTCAACGAGGAAATCGACCGTGTCGGCCACCTGATCAACGGCCTGGCCGACCTGCAGCCGAGCGATGCCAGCAGCGTCACCCATCTGGCCCGTGTGGCCGAGGACGTGCTGCGCCTGTTCCGCGCCACCGACTTCGTGCCGCCCTCGGTGCAGATCCTCTTGCGCATGCAGGACGAGCCGAACGAGATCGAGGGCGAGGCCGACCTGCTCAAGCAGATCCTGGTCAACCTGATCAAGAATGCGGTCGAAGCCCAGCCCCAGGGCGGCAAGATCGAAATCAGCAACCGCGGCTATGTCAACCGCGAGCGCCGCCTGTATGTGGAGCTGGTGGTGGCCGATAGCGGCCCCGGACTGGCGCCCGAGGTGCTGGCCAATCTGTTCTCTCCGGTGCGCAGCACCAAGGAGGGCAAGCACCATGGCCTGGGCCTCTCCATTGTTCACAGCCTGGTCAAGAAGCTGGATGGCATGATCACCTGCCGCAGCGGCAAGACCGGCACTTCCTTTGAAATCCTGCTGCCCGCCCGTGGCAGCGCCAGCCAAACCGCCAGCGTACAGGCACGGGTAATGGACTCCGTTTGA